A region from the Geobacter benzoatilyticus genome encodes:
- a CDS encoding sensor histidine kinase gives MRLNRAAQWALLVFFIFMGIGALFAGERLRAQKQERRQTVSQIAANAARSLERQLFRSLSATNALAAILRQNGRIENFDALAAGMINVYGGIDALQLVPGGVISQVYPLAGNERAVGFNILGDPARRIEAERTINSRRLTLDGPFELIQGGVAVVGRQAVFLDDGRGGERFWGFAAAIIRLPTLKGASNLGLLAKNGYVYQVSRINPRTGKSIVFARGGGIAPVDPVEFAFDVPNGRWVLSVSPVAGWFKVSDIIFYGSMVFGFSLALAGLTYVVQRRPELLRQEVAKRTAELRSARNRLEGEARERAMVEAEVRRFNAELEQRVAERTSQLATAHQELESFSHSVSHDLQAPLCNIEDILRIFREEHAGSLDENGMQLLRRICKAGDRMKELIGHLFELSLVNRGELVRQSIDISDMVREIAAELQGGDPGRSATFIIAGGVRASGDEGLLRVAFENLLGNAWKYSGGTESALIEFGSFESGGERVFFVRDNGAGFDMKYADRLFGVFQRLHTASEFEGIGIGLATVQRIIIRHGGRIWAEGAVGKGATFFFTLG, from the coding sequence GTGCGCTTGAACAGGGCAGCCCAATGGGCCCTGCTGGTGTTTTTTATTTTCATGGGGATAGGTGCGCTGTTTGCCGGAGAGCGGTTGCGTGCGCAGAAGCAGGAGCGCCGGCAGACCGTGTCGCAGATAGCGGCAAACGCCGCCCGCTCATTGGAGCGCCAGCTCTTCCGCTCCCTGTCGGCCACCAACGCCCTCGCCGCGATTCTGCGGCAAAATGGCAGGATTGAAAATTTCGATGCCCTTGCAGCCGGGATGATCAACGTCTACGGGGGGATAGATGCCCTCCAGCTGGTGCCAGGTGGGGTTATCTCCCAGGTCTACCCCCTGGCCGGCAACGAGAGGGCCGTCGGTTTCAATATCCTGGGGGACCCGGCCCGGCGCATCGAGGCAGAGAGGACCATCAATTCGCGCCGGTTGACGCTGGACGGTCCCTTCGAGCTCATACAGGGAGGGGTGGCGGTCGTTGGAAGACAGGCGGTGTTTCTTGATGACGGCCGGGGCGGTGAGCGGTTTTGGGGGTTTGCGGCGGCGATTATCCGCTTGCCGACCTTGAAGGGCGCAAGCAATCTCGGTCTGCTTGCAAAGAACGGCTACGTGTACCAGGTCTCCCGTATCAATCCCCGTACCGGAAAAAGCATAGTCTTTGCCCGGGGGGGCGGCATTGCCCCCGTCGACCCGGTTGAATTCGCCTTCGACGTTCCCAACGGCAGATGGGTCCTCTCGGTGTCGCCGGTGGCAGGGTGGTTCAAGGTTTCCGACATCATCTTTTACGGCTCCATGGTTTTTGGCTTCAGCCTCGCCCTTGCCGGTCTTACCTATGTGGTGCAACGCCGGCCCGAGCTGTTGCGGCAAGAGGTGGCGAAGCGGACGGCCGAGCTGCGGTCGGCCCGGAACCGGCTGGAGGGAGAAGCCCGCGAGCGGGCAATGGTCGAGGCGGAGGTGCGGCGTTTCAATGCCGAGCTGGAGCAGCGCGTAGCCGAGCGAACCTCCCAGCTGGCAACGGCGCACCAGGAGCTGGAATCGTTCAGCCACTCGGTTTCTCACGATTTGCAGGCTCCTTTGTGCAACATTGAAGACATCCTCCGGATTTTCAGGGAAGAGCATGCCGGTTCCCTGGACGAGAACGGCATGCAGTTGCTGAGGCGGATCTGCAAGGCCGGCGACCGTATGAAGGAACTCATCGGCCACCTCTTCGAGCTGTCCCTGGTGAATCGTGGCGAACTGGTCCGGCAGAGTATCGATATCAGCGATATGGTGCGGGAGATTGCCGCTGAGCTCCAGGGGGGCGATCCCGGCCGGTCAGCGACCTTCATAATTGCAGGCGGGGTGCGGGCGTCGGGGGATGAAGGGCTATTGCGGGTTGCCTTCGAAAATCTCCTGGGCAATGCCTGGAAATATTCCGGTGGCACCGAGAGTGCCCTGATTGAGTTCGGCTCCTTTGAGAGCGGCGGCGAGCGGGTTTTCTTCGTCAGGGATAACGGCGCCGGATTCGACATGAAGTACGCCGACAGGCTCTTCGGGGTATTTCAACGTCTACATACCGCGTCGGAGTTCGAAGGGATAGGCATCGGGCTTGCCACGGTGCAGCGGATAATCATTCGTCATGGTGGACGAATATGGGCCGAGGGAGCCGTCGGCAAAGGGGCCACCTTCTTCTTTACCCTTGGATGA
- a CDS encoding CHASE domain-containing protein: MLLFALFTGAGSAFVYQVEHWRHHEQRSSVTQLAAGSAYSLERQISGSLSATYALSAIIRQSGTIRDFDSLATEMIRVYGGINSLQLAPGGVLTQIYPLTGNEKALGHNLLKDPQRRTEALRAVKSRQMALAGPFELRQGGVGVIGRLAVFVPEGEQEERFWGFVNVLMRLPDLLAASNLDDLEKGGYGYELARLNPDTGKWESFATAGGSLQEPVESTIEVPNGKWKLAVAPKSGWKQSPFLPLKYLLVGCISGILALLAYLMLRQPALLRQEVRLRTADLEDANRQLEAEIRERQIAEEEVRRLNAALERRVAERTAELESSSQELKSFSYSVSHDLRAPLRHMESFSSILAEDHAAQIDEGGRQCLERIVAEIQRMKLHVDSLLQKAQVEMSPLQPQADTRGATATSGPKQG, encoded by the coding sequence ATGCTGCTCTTCGCGCTTTTTACGGGAGCCGGTTCCGCCTTTGTGTATCAGGTTGAGCATTGGCGCCACCATGAACAGCGCAGTAGCGTGACCCAGCTTGCCGCAGGTTCGGCCTATTCCCTGGAGCGTCAGATATCCGGGTCTCTTTCCGCCACCTATGCTCTTTCGGCCATTATCCGGCAGTCCGGCACCATCAGGGATTTCGATTCCCTCGCCACCGAGATGATCCGGGTCTATGGCGGGATCAACAGCCTCCAGCTGGCGCCGGGGGGAGTACTCACCCAAATTTATCCCCTGACGGGCAACGAAAAGGCCCTTGGGCACAATCTGCTCAAAGACCCCCAGCGCCGCACCGAGGCGCTACGTGCGGTCAAGAGCCGGCAAATGGCCCTTGCCGGTCCCTTCGAGTTGAGGCAGGGGGGAGTCGGGGTCATCGGCCGGCTGGCGGTTTTCGTTCCGGAGGGGGAGCAAGAGGAGCGTTTCTGGGGCTTTGTCAACGTGTTGATGCGCCTCCCGGACCTGCTCGCGGCGAGCAATCTGGACGATCTCGAAAAAGGGGGGTATGGGTACGAACTCGCCAGGCTTAATCCGGATACCGGGAAGTGGGAATCCTTCGCCACCGCCGGCGGTTCGCTGCAGGAGCCGGTGGAAAGCACCATCGAGGTTCCCAACGGCAAATGGAAGCTGGCCGTGGCGCCTAAGAGCGGATGGAAGCAGTCACCGTTCCTTCCCCTTAAATACCTTCTTGTGGGGTGCATCAGCGGCATCCTGGCGCTTCTCGCCTATCTGATGCTGCGGCAGCCGGCATTGTTGCGCCAGGAAGTACGGTTGCGGACGGCGGACCTGGAAGATGCCAACCGGCAGTTGGAGGCGGAAATCCGGGAGCGGCAGATTGCCGAGGAGGAGGTGCGCCGCCTCAATGCCGCTCTTGAAAGGCGGGTGGCAGAACGGACCGCGGAACTTGAAAGCTCCAGCCAGGAACTGAAGTCGTTCAGCTATTCGGTGTCCCATGACCTGCGCGCTCCCCTGCGGCACATGGAGAGTTTCAGCAGCATCCTTGCGGAAGATCATGCCGCGCAGATCGATGAAGGGGGGCGGCAGTGCCTGGAGCGGATAGTTGCCGAGATCCAGCGCATGAAGCTGCATGTCGACAGCCTGCTGCAAAAGGCCCAGGTTGAAATGAGCCCTTTGCAGCCTCAGGCCGATACTCGGGGGGCGACCGCAACTTCCGGACCGAAGCAAGGCTGA
- the pdhA gene encoding pyruvate dehydrogenase (acetyl-transferring) E1 component subunit alpha: MESKLRAILSDDDLLRMYEQMVLSREFEESCAEQYAKGHITGFLHLYSGQEAVAVGATAALRRDDYILSAYREHAQAIVRGAEPLRVMAELFGKATGICKGKGGSMHLFAPALSFMGGYAIVGGQFPIAVGVAFAAKFRKEGRIAACFFGDGAVNQGTFHESLNWARLWELPVLFVCENNHYGIGTSVERASALPDIHRRTCGYDIPSERVYGMDVVAVHEAIKWAAEWVREHNRPFLVEAITYRFRGHSMADPGKYRSLAEVELWKSRDPIPAFGNRLVAEGIATETQLEGIRQQALATVAEAVAFAEESPWPEDGEVWEDIYV, from the coding sequence ATGGAATCAAAACTCCGTGCCATTCTTTCCGATGATGATCTCTTAAGGATGTACGAGCAGATGGTCCTCTCCCGCGAGTTCGAGGAGTCGTGCGCCGAGCAGTACGCCAAGGGGCACATCACCGGCTTCCTCCACCTCTACAGCGGCCAGGAGGCGGTGGCCGTGGGAGCCACGGCGGCCCTCCGCCGGGACGACTACATCCTCTCCGCCTACCGGGAGCATGCCCAGGCCATCGTCAGGGGGGCCGAGCCGCTGCGGGTCATGGCAGAGCTCTTCGGCAAAGCCACCGGCATCTGCAAGGGGAAGGGTGGCTCCATGCACCTCTTCGCTCCAGCTCTTTCCTTCATGGGGGGATACGCCATCGTCGGCGGGCAATTCCCCATTGCCGTGGGGGTCGCCTTTGCCGCCAAATTCAGGAAAGAGGGGCGTATCGCCGCCTGCTTTTTCGGCGACGGCGCCGTGAACCAGGGGACCTTCCACGAATCCCTCAACTGGGCCCGGCTCTGGGAGCTGCCGGTCCTCTTCGTCTGCGAGAACAACCATTACGGCATCGGCACCTCGGTGGAGCGGGCCTCGGCCCTGCCCGACATCCATCGGCGGACCTGCGGCTACGACATTCCGTCGGAACGGGTCTACGGCATGGACGTGGTTGCCGTGCACGAGGCGATCAAGTGGGCGGCCGAGTGGGTGCGGGAGCACAACCGCCCCTTCCTCGTAGAGGCGATTACCTACCGCTTCCGTGGGCATTCCATGGCCGATCCGGGCAAGTACCGCAGTCTCGCCGAGGTTGAGCTGTGGAAGAGCCGCGACCCCATTCCCGCTTTCGGGAACCGTCTGGTGGCGGAAGGGATAGCCACCGAGACGCAACTGGAGGGAATCCGGCAACAGGCCCTGGCGACGGTTGCCGAGGCAGTGGCCTTTGCCGAGGAGTCGCCGTGGCCCGAGGATGGCGAGGTGTGGGAGGATATCTATGTCTGA
- a CDS encoding alpha-ketoacid dehydrogenase subunit beta, translating to MSMSDMTYRDALNLALKEEMRRDPSMVVWGEDVALYEGSFKVTRGLLAEFGEERVRDTPISENTIVGVSIGAAMGGLRPVAELMTVNFALLAMDQIVNHMAKIRSMFGGQTHLPMVIRAPGGGGSQLGAQHSQSLETYFMHCPGIYVAVPATPADARGLLKSSIRDNNPVMFLEHELLYNSKGDVPDDPEFLIPLGKAEVKREGRDVTIVAYSRMTILALEAAAELEKDGISCEVVDLRTLTPLDSETFVASVKKTGRAVVVEECWHAAGLGGHLASIIAEECFDRLLAPVRRVSGLDVPMPYSRKIEKLCIPQVETIAAAVRETLSQKY from the coding sequence ATATCTATGTCTGACATGACCTACCGCGATGCCCTTAATCTTGCCCTGAAGGAAGAAATGCGCCGCGACCCGTCCATGGTGGTCTGGGGAGAGGACGTGGCCCTGTACGAAGGCTCCTTCAAGGTGACCCGGGGTCTTCTGGCCGAATTCGGCGAGGAGCGGGTGAGGGATACCCCCATTTCCGAGAACACCATCGTGGGGGTTTCCATCGGCGCGGCCATGGGGGGGCTGAGACCCGTGGCGGAGCTGATGACGGTGAACTTCGCCCTTCTCGCCATGGACCAGATCGTGAATCACATGGCCAAAATCCGCTCCATGTTCGGGGGGCAGACCCATCTCCCCATGGTGATCCGGGCTCCGGGGGGAGGGGGGAGCCAGCTGGGAGCCCAGCACTCCCAGAGCCTGGAGACCTACTTCATGCACTGCCCCGGCATCTATGTGGCTGTGCCTGCCACACCCGCCGACGCCAGGGGGCTTTTGAAGTCATCCATCCGCGACAACAACCCGGTCATGTTCCTGGAGCACGAACTGCTCTACAACAGCAAGGGGGATGTGCCCGACGACCCGGAGTTCCTGATTCCCCTGGGAAAAGCCGAGGTGAAGCGGGAGGGGAGGGACGTTACCATCGTCGCCTATTCCCGGATGACGATACTTGCCCTGGAAGCGGCTGCGGAGCTGGAAAAGGACGGAATTTCCTGCGAGGTGGTGGACCTGCGGACCCTTACCCCCCTGGACTCGGAAACCTTCGTTGCCTCCGTGAAAAAGACCGGCAGGGCCGTGGTGGTGGAGGAGTGCTGGCACGCTGCCGGCCTTGGGGGGCACTTGGCCTCCATCATCGCCGAGGAGTGTTTCGACCGGCTCCTGGCCCCGGTGCGGCGGGTGTCGGGGCTGGATGTGCCGATGCCCTACTCCCGCAAGATCGAGAAGCTCTGCATCCCGCAGGTGGAGACAATCGCCGCGGCGGTGCGGGAGACCTTGAGCCAGAAATACTGA
- a CDS encoding dihydrolipoamide acetyltransferase family protein — MPTDITMPKLSDTMTEGRLVSWKKSVGDRVERGEIIAEVETDKATMELEAFASGTLAEQRAKPGELVAVGTVIGVIGEAGEAAPAPPEESKPPVEDEQEPPPETTPAATAGDVPEKVMELPEEQASAPSAPEAERGEGERAAPMVRRMARERGIDLGLVTGSGPEGRILQEDLERYLAERPESETPAVAAGEESAGESLSRMRRAIVRVTTQSWQTIPHFYETIEIAMKESGEIIRELKGSGSEVTYNDLVVKASAMALLKYPKLNASFVNDRLVTHGDVNIGIAVAVDNGLLVPVVKGCQGLALKEIAMETVRLGDRARSGKISQDEIAGGTFSISNLGMFGIDEFVAVIFPPQAAILAVGAVADRPVVKDGRVVAAKTMRVTLSCDHRIVDGAYAAQFLGELRRVLENPVLMLV; from the coding sequence ATGCCAACCGATATCACCATGCCCAAACTATCGGACACCATGACCGAAGGGCGTCTCGTTTCCTGGAAAAAGAGCGTCGGCGACCGGGTGGAGCGGGGCGAAATCATCGCCGAGGTGGAGACCGACAAGGCCACCATGGAGCTGGAGGCCTTCGCCTCCGGAACCCTCGCCGAACAGCGGGCGAAGCCGGGAGAACTGGTTGCCGTCGGAACGGTGATCGGCGTCATCGGCGAGGCGGGAGAGGCTGCCCCGGCACCGCCCGAGGAGTCGAAGCCGCCGGTGGAGGACGAGCAGGAGCCGCCGCCTGAAACGACGCCGGCCGCCACGGCGGGAGATGTCCCCGAGAAGGTCATGGAGCTCCCCGAGGAGCAGGCGTCGGCTCCATCTGCGCCGGAAGCGGAACGGGGAGAGGGGGAACGGGCCGCCCCCATGGTGCGGCGGATGGCCAGGGAGCGGGGAATCGACCTCGGTCTCGTGACCGGCAGCGGCCCCGAGGGGAGAATCCTCCAGGAAGATCTGGAACGGTATCTGGCGGAGCGGCCGGAGTCGGAGACCCCTGCCGTTGCCGCCGGGGAGGAGTCGGCGGGCGAGTCCCTGTCGCGGATGCGACGCGCCATCGTTCGCGTAACGACCCAGTCGTGGCAGACCATCCCCCACTTCTACGAAACCATCGAGATTGCCATGAAGGAGTCGGGGGAGATCATCCGGGAGCTGAAGGGGAGCGGCAGCGAGGTCACCTACAACGATCTCGTGGTCAAAGCGTCAGCCATGGCACTGTTGAAGTATCCGAAGCTTAACGCTTCTTTTGTCAACGACCGGCTTGTGACCCACGGCGATGTGAATATCGGCATAGCCGTGGCGGTGGATAACGGGCTTCTGGTGCCGGTGGTGAAGGGGTGCCAGGGGCTTGCCCTCAAGGAGATTGCCATGGAGACGGTGCGCCTCGGTGACCGGGCTCGCAGCGGCAAAATCAGCCAGGACGAGATTGCCGGCGGCACCTTCAGTATCTCCAACCTGGGGATGTTCGGCATCGATGAATTCGTCGCGGTGATTTTCCCGCCCCAGGCGGCAATCCTCGCCGTGGGGGCGGTGGCAGACCGGCCCGTTGTGAAGGATGGCCGGGTTGTTGCGGCAAAGACCATGCGGGTGACCCTCTCCTGCGATCACCGGATCGTTGACGGAGCCTATGCAGCCCAGTTCCTGGGCGAGCTCAGGCGGGTCCTGGAAAATCCGGTCCTGATGCTTGTGTGA
- the lipB gene encoding lipoyl(octanoyl) transferase LipB: MRVRDLGTIDFAEAFAIQESLAAGVASGTVPETLLLAEHPPVYTIGRGKSRANVLDPAVRVVETNRGGDVTFHGPGQLVGYPIIDLGGRGRDVHLYLRFLEELLIHVSAGAGVAAHRVSGRTGVWTGGGKLASVGVGVRRWVTMHGFALNVANETTPFRAINPCGIASCPIVSLSAILCRPVFLDDVRNSVAELFPHLLDAWLPWR; encoded by the coding sequence ATGAGGGTCAGGGACCTCGGCACCATCGATTTCGCCGAAGCCTTCGCCATCCAGGAGAGCCTGGCTGCCGGGGTTGCATCGGGAACGGTTCCGGAGACGCTTCTCCTGGCGGAACATCCGCCGGTCTACACCATCGGCCGGGGCAAGAGCCGGGCAAACGTGCTCGATCCGGCTGTCCGCGTAGTGGAAACGAATCGCGGCGGCGATGTGACGTTCCACGGGCCGGGGCAGTTGGTGGGGTATCCGATTATCGACCTGGGGGGGCGCGGCCGCGACGTGCATCTATACCTCCGCTTTCTGGAAGAACTGCTCATTCACGTATCAGCCGGTGCCGGCGTCGCCGCCCACCGGGTATCGGGCCGGACCGGAGTCTGGACCGGCGGGGGAAAGCTGGCATCCGTCGGGGTAGGTGTCCGCCGCTGGGTTACGATGCACGGTTTCGCCCTCAATGTTGCCAACGAAACAACCCCCTTCCGCGCCATCAACCCCTGCGGCATCGCTTCATGTCCCATTGTCTCCCTTTCCGCCATCCTTTGCCGCCCCGTCTTCCTCGATGATGTCCGCAATTCAGTGGCGGAGCTCTTTCCCCATCTCCTCGATGCATGGCTTCCGTGGCGGTAA
- a CDS encoding Lon protease family protein, whose protein sequence is MSVTTQRKLLPEQLRWTCDPGQFDFATTDELPELEGTLGQARALTSIDFGLDIRESGFNLFLAGEPGTGRTSTIKNILKKKARTEPTPSDWVYVNNFKTPDLPIALALPAGMGTELAKDMSELITAVRSIIPKALDSKEYETNKSTIIEAYQEKNNELFGKLEAEAKERGFALQRTVSGLVMVPQKEDRNYTQDEYEALSDAEKEKLEEVGQELTEKLNDVLRQVRDNEKLTKDSLSQLDRDLGNSSVGHHIDPLREKYGDNPKVVEYLNAVQEDIIANLEDFKPQQPVQSPIPGLKFPRQEPSFERYEVNIFVDNHDAQGAPVVFETNPTYSNLFGRIEHVMQMGGTATTNFTLIKPGAIHKANGGYLIVDAREVLVNPFSWESLKRCIRSAEIKIEDPLEQYRFITIATMKPESMPLQAKIIMIGSPWIYYLLYHLEPDYRKFFKVKVDFDSRIARTPEVLKDYALFVSTHCKNEKLLPFDRSGVAGLIEYSARLVEDQEKLSSQFMEIADLIREASYWAGKDGGGPVTHAHVANAIEQKVYRSNRIEERMQELFDEGTILVDVAGEVPGQINGLSVISLADHTFGRPSRVTARVYLGRAGMVNIEREVKLSGPIHDKGVLILTGYLGGKFAHDKPLSFSASICFEQNYEGVEGDSASSTELYCLLSAFSGVPIRQGIAVTGSVNQHGMIQPIGGVNFKIEGFYAVCKAKGLTGEQGVIIPKSNERHLMLNDEVVQAVRDGKFHIWSVETIDQGIEILTGVAAGEKGADGTWPEGTINHMVDMRLKQMIESMKKFGASDKDDKKQD, encoded by the coding sequence ATGTCAGTCACCACGCAGAGGAAACTTCTTCCCGAACAGCTCCGCTGGACCTGCGATCCCGGACAGTTCGATTTTGCCACAACCGACGAGCTCCCCGAGCTGGAAGGAACACTGGGACAGGCCAGGGCGCTCACCTCCATCGACTTCGGGCTGGATATCCGGGAGAGCGGTTTCAACCTGTTCCTGGCCGGCGAGCCGGGGACGGGACGCACGTCAACCATCAAGAACATCCTGAAGAAGAAAGCCAGGACCGAGCCGACCCCCTCCGATTGGGTCTACGTGAACAACTTCAAGACCCCCGACCTCCCCATTGCCCTGGCGTTGCCGGCGGGCATGGGAACCGAGCTTGCCAAGGATATGTCGGAGCTGATAACCGCCGTGCGCTCAATCATCCCAAAGGCTTTGGACAGCAAGGAGTATGAGACCAACAAGTCCACCATCATCGAAGCCTACCAGGAGAAAAACAACGAGCTTTTCGGGAAGCTCGAGGCCGAGGCCAAGGAGCGCGGCTTTGCGCTCCAGCGGACCGTCTCGGGCCTGGTCATGGTCCCCCAGAAAGAGGATCGCAACTACACCCAGGATGAGTACGAGGCCCTCAGCGACGCGGAAAAGGAGAAGCTGGAGGAGGTGGGGCAGGAGCTGACCGAGAAGCTCAACGACGTGCTCCGGCAGGTGCGCGACAACGAGAAGCTGACCAAGGACAGCCTCTCCCAGTTGGACCGCGACCTGGGCAATTCCTCGGTGGGGCATCACATCGATCCCCTCCGGGAGAAATACGGCGACAATCCCAAGGTGGTGGAGTACCTGAACGCCGTCCAGGAGGACATCATCGCCAATCTGGAGGATTTCAAGCCCCAGCAGCCGGTGCAGTCCCCCATCCCCGGCCTGAAATTCCCCCGGCAGGAGCCCTCCTTCGAGCGGTACGAGGTGAACATCTTCGTCGACAATCACGATGCCCAGGGGGCGCCGGTGGTTTTTGAGACGAACCCCACCTACAGCAACCTCTTCGGCCGCATCGAGCACGTAATGCAGATGGGTGGGACGGCCACCACCAACTTTACCCTGATCAAGCCGGGGGCGATCCACAAGGCCAATGGCGGCTATCTCATCGTTGACGCCCGCGAGGTTCTGGTGAACCCCTTCTCGTGGGAGTCGCTGAAACGCTGCATCCGGAGCGCCGAGATCAAGATCGAGGACCCCCTGGAGCAGTACCGCTTCATTACCATCGCCACCATGAAACCGGAGTCGATGCCGCTCCAGGCCAAGATCATCATGATCGGCTCACCCTGGATCTACTACCTTCTCTATCACCTTGAACCCGACTACCGGAAGTTCTTCAAGGTGAAGGTGGATTTCGACAGCCGCATCGCCCGCACCCCCGAAGTGCTCAAGGACTACGCCCTCTTCGTCTCCACCCACTGCAAGAACGAGAAGCTCCTCCCCTTCGACAGAAGCGGCGTGGCCGGCCTCATCGAATACTCGGCCCGCCTGGTGGAAGACCAGGAGAAGCTCTCCTCCCAGTTCATGGAGATCGCCGACCTGATCCGGGAGGCCAGCTACTGGGCCGGGAAGGACGGGGGCGGCCCGGTCACCCATGCCCACGTAGCCAATGCCATCGAGCAGAAAGTCTACCGGAGCAACCGGATCGAAGAACGGATGCAGGAGCTTTTCGACGAGGGGACCATCCTCGTGGACGTGGCGGGGGAAGTGCCGGGCCAGATCAACGGCCTCTCGGTAATCTCCCTTGCCGATCACACCTTCGGCCGTCCCTCCAGGGTCACCGCACGGGTTTACCTGGGGCGGGCCGGCATGGTCAACATCGAGCGGGAGGTGAAGCTCTCGGGTCCCATCCACGACAAGGGGGTCCTGATACTCACCGGCTACCTGGGGGGGAAGTTCGCCCACGACAAGCCCCTGTCGTTCTCCGCCTCCATCTGCTTCGAGCAGAACTACGAGGGGGTCGAGGGGGACAGCGCCTCCTCCACTGAGCTCTACTGCCTTCTCTCCGCCTTCTCCGGGGTGCCCATCCGGCAGGGAATCGCCGTCACCGGCAGCGTCAACCAGCATGGTATGATCCAGCCCATCGGCGGCGTCAACTTCAAGATCGAGGGTTTCTACGCCGTCTGCAAGGCCAAGGGGCTAACGGGGGAGCAGGGGGTCATCATCCCGAAATCCAACGAACGGCACCTGATGCTCAACGACGAGGTGGTGCAGGCGGTGCGCGACGGCAAGTTCCACATCTGGAGCGTGGAGACCATCGACCAGGGGATCGAGATTCTCACCGGCGTTGCCGCCGGGGAGAAAGGGGCAGACGGCACCTGGCCCGAGGGGACAATCAACCATATGGTCGATATGCGGTTGAAGCAGATGATCGAAAGCATGAAAAAGTTCGGCGCGTCGGATAAAGATGACAAGAAGCAGGACTGA
- a CDS encoding YidB family protein: protein MGLLDELVGKATGMLGGAQGGEGQGLLDEVMGMLSGGQGGGLGGLVQNFKDKGLGDIVSSWVGTGENLPINADQIKEGLGSETIRNLAAKVGISPDDLSTQLSQFLPGIVDKLTPDGAIPEGGLLEKGLEFLKGKMG from the coding sequence ATGGGATTGCTCGACGAATTGGTGGGGAAGGCGACCGGGATGCTGGGCGGAGCCCAGGGGGGCGAGGGGCAGGGGCTTCTCGATGAGGTGATGGGAATGCTCTCCGGCGGCCAGGGGGGCGGGCTGGGCGGCCTCGTCCAGAACTTCAAGGACAAGGGGCTGGGAGACATCGTCTCCTCCTGGGTCGGCACGGGTGAAAACCTCCCCATAAACGCCGATCAGATCAAGGAAGGGCTGGGGAGCGAAACCATCCGGAACCTGGCCGCAAAGGTGGGGATTTCACCGGACGATTTGAGCACCCAGCTATCCCAGTTTCTACCGGGTATTGTCGATAAACTCACCCCCGACGGCGCCATTCCCGAGGGGGGGCTGCTTGAGAAGGGTCTGGAGTTTTTGAAGGGGAAGATGGGCTAG
- a CDS encoding Ig-like domain-containing protein — protein MMKRLFKLWGVCTAIMLCGVLVAGCGGGGGGGGGGSSDSPTVSDPAPTVVYTTPVNNATDVGTASKITVTFSEAMNAASVVADNSFQINGANVSLSGISYDSTNKIATITPPAALGAGQTYTVRVNAVVQDTSGKAMQSAYTWTFTTGATVGVAPQLASKAPVAGAINVGTNTAIAMSFTKPMDINTFNSSAFTLQKTSDASTVAGTFSIIGQVVIFTPSAPLTASTQYTATVTTQAKDTSGIALAAPAPWSFTTGSGADATPPEVVKVGDVWQVSPTGTVADLRPPMSIAFNEPVYPFLFGTIDGKPVEVTFDYSPAGTTTVTMTPTADRAPGTYTTGVAVSDLAHNKSYTYTWSFTIVAP, from the coding sequence ATGATGAAACGCTTGTTCAAACTATGGGGGGTGTGTACCGCGATTATGCTCTGTGGTGTACTTGTCGCAGGGTGCGGCGGCGGTGGAGGAGGTGGTGGGGGTGGAAGCTCCGACAGTCCGACGGTTTCCGATCCCGCTCCAACAGTCGTCTACACGACGCCTGTCAATAATGCAACCGATGTGGGAACTGCCTCGAAGATTACCGTAACCTTCAGCGAAGCAATGAACGCCGCGTCGGTCGTGGCGGACAATTCGTTCCAGATCAACGGTGCCAATGTAAGTTTATCCGGCATTTCCTACGATTCGACCAACAAAATAGCAACCATCACCCCTCCTGCCGCTTTGGGGGCAGGGCAGACTTACACCGTCAGAGTCAATGCCGTGGTACAGGACACTTCGGGAAAAGCCATGCAGTCCGCCTATACCTGGACGTTCACCACCGGCGCGACGGTGGGGGTTGCACCGCAACTGGCTTCGAAGGCACCCGTGGCCGGAGCAATCAATGTGGGGACCAATACGGCGATTGCCATGTCCTTCACCAAGCCGATGGACATCAACACTTTCAATTCTTCTGCCTTTACCCTGCAAAAAACTTCGGATGCATCGACGGTAGCCGGGACATTCAGCATAATCGGGCAGGTCGTAATCTTTACGCCCAGCGCCCCGCTCACGGCCAGTACTCAATACACCGCGACTGTAACCACCCAGGCGAAGGATACGAGCGGCATTGCCCTTGCGGCTCCGGCCCCGTGGAGCTTCACCACGGGCAGCGGCGCGGACGCCACTCCACCGGAAGTGGTTAAAGTTGGCGACGTCTGGCAGGTTTCACCCACCGGAACCGTTGCGGATTTAAGGCCTCCCATGTCCATAGCGTTCAACGAACCGGTCTATCCGTTCCTGTTCGGCACCATCGACGGCAAACCGGTGGAAGTAACGTTCGATTACAGCCCGGCGGGGACCACAACGGTGACCATGACCCCTACCGCCGACAGGGCCCCCGGCACGTACACCACTGGAGTAGCGGTGTCGGACCTGGCGCACAACAAGTCCTATACCTACACCTGGAGCTTTACGATCGTTGCGCCTTAG